The sequence CCGACGACCGGTTGGTGGCCGGCGCGCCGCTCGTGATCGTGGTGGTGGGGCGGTGATGCGCGCGGCTGCGATCGGAGTGGTGATCGCGACAGCGGCGCTCGCGCCGGTGGCGCGCGCGTCGGAGCCGGGCGCCGTGCGAGCCGAGGGCCGGGCGCCGGCGGGTGCGCCGGACGCGCGCGCTGCGGCGCTCGATCGGGCGTTCGCCGAGGCGGTCAGGCGCGCCGTCGCCGCCCGCGTAGAGGTGGGCGAGCGCGCGCGGCACGCCGGCGCCGTCGACGCCGCGATCGCCGGTCGCGCGCGGGAGTTCGTCGCGCGCTACCAGGTCGTCGCCGAGGGGCCGAGCCCGGCGGGATATTTCGTCCAGATCGACGTGTGGGTCGACGACGCGGCGCTCGCCCGCGCGTTGGCCGACGCGGGGATAGCGCCGGCGGCGCCGGCGGTCGACATCGGCGTCGGACGCCCACCGCTCGCGCTCGTCGCGCTCGTCCGCACGCCGGACGCGGCGGTGGCCACGTTCGGCCGCGACGGCGGCGATGGCGGTCCGCTGGGCCGCGCGGTCGACCGGGAGCTGCGCGAGCTCGGGTTTCGCCCCGTGCGCCCTGCACCCGGCACGTCCCCGCCCGCGCATTCCGTGCCCGGCGCCGCGCTGCCGGTCGACGACGCGGCCGCGCGGGCGTTCGCGCTCGCCGAGGGGGCGGGCGGCGCGGTCGTGATCGCCGCCGACCTGGAGTCGGCGGGCCGCATCCGCGGGACCCCGTTTGCCGGCGCGCAGGGGCGGGCGCGCGTCCGCGTCGTCGCGGCCGACGGGGCCGCGATTGCCGACGCGGCGGTCGAAGCCGGCGCGTACGCGGAGGCCGCCAACGACGCGGTCGACGCGTGCGCCGCGCAACTCGGCCGCCGCGCCGTGGCCGCCGTGCGGGATGCGCTGCGCGCGCGGTGGCCGGCCGGCGTCATCGACGACGACGCGGTGATCGTAGAACTGCGCGGCGCCCCGTCGTGGGCGCCCGTGCGCGCGGTCCAGCGGGCGCTGGCGGCTGCGCCGGGCGTGTCGTCGGTGACGCCGCGGCGCCTTGCGCCCGGGGCGGTCGCTCTCGCGGTCGCGACCCGCCAGCCGGCGGCGCGGATCGCGGAAGCGGCGGGCCGCGCCGCGTTCGATCCGTTGCGCGCCGAGGTGCATGCGCGGTCGGATGCGCTCGTCGAGATCGTTCTGCAGGCCCCGACCGTTCCGGCGGAGGGGCCGCCGTGACGCCGGCGCGGGCGGTCGCGTTCGGGGCCGCGCTCGCCGTCGCGGCCGCCTGCAGTCGGCCGGCGGCGCGGGATCCCGCCGCGCGGCCGGCAGACGCGATCCTCTCCGTCGACTGCCCGGTCGCCGAGGCCGAGGTCTACGTGGACGACGCATACGTCGGCCGCGTGGCCGAGTTGGGCGGGGGCGTCGCGCTGGCGCCGGGCGTGCACCGCGTCGAAGTGCGTCACGACGACTACCACACGGGGTACCTCGAAATCGAGGTTCGCGCGGGCCAGCGCCGGCGCGTCGCGGTCGACCTGGCGCCGCGTTTGCCGTAACGTGCCGGGTGATGCCCGCTGATGACGTGCGCGTAGTCGATCGCGACGGCGTGCGGTGGATCGAATTGCACCGCCCCGAGTCGCGCAACGGCCTCACGGTCGAAGTGA comes from Deltaproteobacteria bacterium and encodes:
- a CDS encoding PEGA domain-containing protein; protein product: MTPARAVAFGAALAVAAACSRPAARDPAARPADAILSVDCPVAEAEVYVDDAYVGRVAELGGGVALAPGVHRVEVRHDDYHTGYLEIEVRAGQRRRVAVDLAPRLP